The Thiohalorhabdus denitrificans genome includes a window with the following:
- a CDS encoding lysophospholipid acyltransferase family protein, which translates to MLPDHTRDWPLWARLLHGAIRAYCRFFHRLRAEASTLPETGPALLAANHHAGPDPLFLVATNRRLISFMIAMEYYRVGALTWLYDKAGCVPVKRVRPTASSLRGVLDRLDQGRVVGIFPEGGIHPPEERVHPKAGIAMLALESGAPVFPVHVDGIRQLPGHDLKTFLRPRRVRVRYGPAVDLEDLRSRYAGDRDRALLNEAARRIVDAIYALPR; encoded by the coding sequence ATGCTCCCCGACCACACCCGGGACTGGCCCCTCTGGGCCCGCCTCCTGCACGGCGCGATCCGTGCCTACTGCCGCTTCTTCCATCGCCTCCGCGCGGAGGCGAGCACCCTTCCGGAGACGGGTCCGGCGCTGTTGGCGGCCAACCACCACGCCGGTCCGGACCCGCTGTTCCTTGTAGCCACCAACCGTCGGCTCATCTCCTTCATGATCGCCATGGAGTACTACCGGGTGGGCGCCCTGACCTGGCTGTACGACAAGGCCGGCTGCGTGCCCGTGAAGCGGGTGCGGCCCACCGCCTCCAGCCTGCGCGGGGTCCTGGACCGGCTGGACCAGGGAAGGGTGGTGGGGATCTTTCCAGAGGGGGGCATCCATCCCCCGGAGGAGCGGGTCCATCCCAAGGCGGGAATCGCCATGCTGGCCCTGGAGAGCGGTGCGCCGGTCTTTCCGGTGCACGTCGACGGCATTCGGCAGCTGCCCGGCCACGACCTGAAGACCTTCCTGCGCCCGCGCCGGGTGCGGGTGCGGTACGGCCCGGCGGTGGACCTGGAGGACCTCCGCAGCCGGTATGCCGGGGACCGCGACCGCGCCCTCCTCAACGAAGCCGCCCGCCGCATTGTGGACGCCATCTATGCCCTCCCCCGCTGA
- a CDS encoding putative bifunctional diguanylate cyclase/phosphodiesterase yields MPPRVPAFSPPELNSLHGRYLLGALLVLAVLLASSWFAEAYLHDQQSLRTEHFRQRQEALEVSRMLQNAFWEAEHYLQAFALTPDEESRARALEAIQRAQEGAARLRGLPWVARNHWEPPARALDRAFEALEGEARSLIAIRTSPDRMYPALRIMRDELGPASRAFLNAAQLALASDASRTAGPLGRVADGDVAEVLHHCRYQWSRMIAEFRLYMTARMGMLGGDEDETRARNVESFFLGVSESLAELEERAARGTLPLAQQRAVVAMREQAGRWYDAYERVRSVYLHHNWREDFPLITGSLHPLYQSIQSSLIRLDKRLADSANRATDSMATVASHLTAMLWGLLVIHLGVVVLGYAFLNRGILAPLARVAGAIKREAEGGSGAPALPRGPREIEDVVHAFGVMREEVRSRESDLQHQAFHDPLTDLPNRPLLEDRLTQAIQRARRKGLAGALVMLDLDFFKEINDTFGHPTGDRVLVEVAQRLRQVLRDTDTVARFGGDEFGILLPDTDGDAAKHVAGKLLARLQAPLSSGNGDLHIGASMGITLFPEHGEDPETLIRRADLAMYEAKRLRQGFVEFHSDHHPDTVERLTRVNDLFEDIRQDRIPVHFQPQMDLASGRTASAEALLRWGPAGTHPLPPQDVFGMAERAGVLHALTRRVLNASVRECARWHLRGYDLGIAVNLSADDLQETGMVEEIRNFLTAWDLPAHRLELEITENAMVADAERAKRILGDLRALGVRIAVDDYGTGYSALGYLKELPVDTLKIDKSFVMRLHQDPEDQAIVRSTIDLGHSLGLQVVAEGVEDGEALHLLRQWGCDRAQGFHLGAPLPSGDWTG; encoded by the coding sequence TTGCCTCCACGCGTCCCCGCCTTCTCGCCGCCGGAGCTCAACAGCCTGCACGGGCGCTACCTCCTCGGCGCCCTGCTGGTGCTCGCGGTGCTGCTCGCCAGCAGCTGGTTCGCGGAGGCCTACCTGCACGACCAGCAGTCCCTGCGCACCGAGCACTTTCGGCAGCGTCAGGAGGCCCTGGAGGTCAGCCGCATGCTGCAGAACGCCTTCTGGGAGGCGGAGCATTACCTGCAGGCCTTCGCCCTGACCCCTGACGAGGAGAGCCGCGCCCGGGCCCTGGAGGCCATTCAGCGCGCCCAGGAAGGGGCCGCGCGACTCCGCGGCCTGCCCTGGGTGGCACGCAACCACTGGGAGCCCCCCGCCCGCGCCCTGGACCGGGCCTTCGAGGCCCTGGAGGGAGAGGCCCGTTCGCTCATCGCCATCCGCACCTCCCCGGACCGGATGTACCCGGCCCTGCGCATCATGCGCGACGAGCTCGGGCCCGCCAGCCGGGCCTTCCTCAACGCCGCCCAGCTCGCCCTGGCCTCCGACGCCTCCCGCACCGCCGGCCCCCTGGGCCGGGTGGCGGACGGCGACGTGGCCGAGGTGCTGCACCACTGCCGCTACCAGTGGAGCCGCATGATCGCGGAGTTCCGCCTGTACATGACCGCCCGCATGGGGATGCTGGGCGGGGACGAGGACGAGACCCGGGCCCGGAACGTGGAATCCTTCTTCCTCGGCGTGTCCGAGTCCCTGGCGGAGCTCGAGGAACGCGCCGCGCGCGGAACCCTGCCCCTGGCCCAGCAGCGGGCGGTGGTGGCCATGCGGGAGCAGGCGGGCCGCTGGTACGACGCCTACGAGCGGGTGCGCAGCGTCTACCTCCACCACAACTGGCGGGAGGACTTCCCGCTGATCACCGGCTCCCTCCACCCCCTCTACCAGTCCATCCAATCCTCCCTCATCCGCCTGGACAAGCGCCTGGCGGATTCCGCCAACCGGGCCACGGACTCCATGGCCACGGTGGCCAGCCACCTCACCGCCATGCTGTGGGGGCTACTGGTGATCCACCTCGGGGTGGTGGTGCTGGGCTACGCCTTCCTCAACCGCGGCATCCTCGCCCCCCTGGCGCGGGTGGCAGGGGCCATCAAGCGGGAGGCCGAGGGCGGCAGCGGGGCGCCGGCCCTGCCGCGCGGCCCCCGGGAGATCGAGGACGTGGTGCACGCCTTCGGGGTCATGCGCGAGGAGGTGCGTTCCCGGGAATCCGACCTGCAGCACCAGGCCTTCCACGACCCCCTCACGGACCTGCCCAATCGCCCGCTGCTGGAGGACCGCCTCACCCAGGCCATCCAGCGGGCCCGCCGGAAGGGCCTGGCGGGGGCCCTGGTCATGCTGGATCTGGACTTCTTCAAGGAGATCAACGACACCTTCGGCCATCCCACCGGCGACCGGGTGCTGGTGGAGGTGGCCCAGCGCCTCCGCCAGGTCCTGCGGGACACGGACACGGTAGCCCGCTTCGGCGGGGACGAGTTCGGCATCCTGCTGCCGGACACGGACGGCGACGCCGCCAAGCACGTGGCGGGCAAGCTGCTCGCCCGCCTCCAGGCCCCGCTGAGCTCGGGCAACGGCGACCTGCACATCGGCGCCAGCATGGGGATCACCCTCTTCCCGGAGCACGGCGAGGACCCCGAGACTCTCATCCGGCGCGCCGACCTGGCCATGTACGAGGCCAAACGGCTCCGCCAGGGCTTCGTGGAGTTCCATTCCGACCACCACCCCGACACCGTGGAGCGCCTCACCCGGGTGAACGACCTTTTCGAGGACATCCGCCAGGACCGCATCCCTGTCCACTTCCAGCCCCAGATGGACCTGGCCTCGGGCCGAACCGCCAGCGCGGAGGCCCTGCTGCGCTGGGGCCCAGCCGGAACCCACCCTCTGCCGCCGCAGGACGTCTTCGGCATGGCGGAGCGCGCCGGGGTCCTCCACGCCCTGACCCGAAGGGTGCTCAACGCCTCGGTGCGGGAATGCGCCCGCTGGCACCTCCGCGGATACGACCTGGGGATCGCCGTGAACCTCTCCGCGGACGACCTCCAGGAAACCGGTATGGTGGAGGAGATCCGGAACTTCCTGACGGCCTGGGACCTCCCGGCCCACCGGCTGGAGCTGGAGATCACGGAGAACGCCATGGTGGCCGACGCCGAGCGCGCCAAGCGGATCCTGGGCGACCTGCGCGCCCTCGGCGTGCGTATCGCCGTGGACGACTACGGCACTGGGTATTCCGCCCTCGGCTACCTCAAGGAGCTCCCCGTGGACACCCTCAAGATCGACAAGTCCTTCGTCATGAGGCTCCATCAGGACCCCGAGGACCAGGCCATCGTGCGCTCCACCATCGACCTGGGCCACAGCCTGGGCCTGCAGGTGGTGGCGGAGGGTGTGGAGGACGGGGAGGCCCTGCACCTGCTGCGCCAATGGGGCTGCGACCGCGCCCAGGGCTTCCACCTGGGCGCCCCCCTGCCGTCCGGGGACTGGACCGGCTGA